A stretch of the Mycobacterium shigaense genome encodes the following:
- a CDS encoding long chain fatty acid-CoA synthetase Faa4p: protein MTFPKVGQCFDIEITRDTDGWLIRVPEIGATTRAGRRASVDVVARECIAAHTGIPVGYIIVFVAKETR, encoded by the coding sequence GTGACCTTCCCGAAGGTCGGTCAGTGCTTCGACATCGAAATCACCCGCGACACCGACGGGTGGCTCATTCGGGTTCCCGAGATCGGCGCGACCACGCGCGCCGGCCGCCGGGCATCCGTCGACGTGGTGGCCCGCGAATGCATCGCGGCGCATACCGGCATCCCCGTCGGCTACATCATCGTTTTCGTCGCCAAAGAAACTCGCTAG
- a CDS encoding PPE family protein, which produces MDFALLPPEVNSGLMYAGPGSGPMLSAAAGWDDLAVQLESTACGYAAELTGLCAQAWSGPSSLLMRAAATPYVAWLSSAAGQAAQTAVQAYAAAAAYEAAFAMTVPPPVIAANRAQLMVLIATNFFGQNTAAIAACEAQYLEMWAQDATAMYGYATASEAAGTLTPFEEPPRTTSPGAQNAQAQTVAQATGNATRQLASTNATAHTVSSATADSVTPVAPGETAAAPPGSTITIGASTGMYVNSGSITITGSGTNLISFGSVIVNPGSTIHTIIDCTADGVLIPSGVDVTAGSEPVILTTGSFQEVLVTLVNGSATLPVVGTEQVAIQTFGSAATAIAGPAGASVTNVFGTVSIVTATPIPSSSSTVAVPLGGLAAPGLAGTAGIQPQLNVDGLLQWAETVSAAG; this is translated from the coding sequence ATGGACTTTGCGTTGCTGCCCCCGGAGGTCAACTCCGGCCTGATGTATGCCGGCCCCGGCTCAGGGCCGATGCTGTCGGCCGCCGCGGGCTGGGACGATCTGGCCGTCCAGCTGGAGTCGACCGCTTGCGGCTACGCAGCCGAACTGACCGGGCTGTGCGCCCAGGCGTGGTCCGGCCCGTCGTCGCTGCTGATGAGGGCCGCGGCGACGCCCTATGTGGCGTGGTTGTCCAGTGCCGCGGGCCAAGCCGCGCAGACGGCAGTGCAGGCGTACGCGGCGGCCGCGGCGTATGAGGCGGCGTTCGCGATGACCGTGCCTCCGCCCGTGATTGCCGCCAACCGCGCGCAGTTGATGGTCTTGATCGCCACCAATTTCTTCGGGCAGAACACCGCCGCGATCGCAGCCTGTGAGGCTCAATATCTGGAGATGTGGGCCCAAGACGCCACCGCCATGTACGGCTATGCCACCGCGAGTGAGGCCGCCGGCACCTTGACCCCGTTCGAGGAGCCGCCCCGGACGACCAGCCCGGGAGCGCAGAATGCTCAGGCCCAGACGGTGGCGCAAGCGACCGGCAACGCCACCAGGCAGCTGGCCTCGACCAACGCCACGGCGCACACCGTCAGCTCCGCCACCGCCGACTCGGTCACTCCAGTCGCTCCCGGCGAAACAGCCGCCGCCCCGCCGGGCAGCACCATCACCATTGGGGCCAGCACCGGTATGTACGTCAACAGCGGCTCCATCACCATCACGGGCAGCGGAACCAATCTCATCAGCTTCGGCTCCGTTATCGTCAACCCGGGCAGCACAATTCACACGATCATCGACTGCACCGCCGACGGTGTCCTGATCCCCAGCGGTGTCGATGTCACCGCCGGCTCTGAGCCCGTCATCCTCACGACCGGCTCGTTCCAGGAGGTTCTGGTCACCCTTGTCAACGGTTCCGCCACACTCCCCGTCGTCGGCACGGAGCAGGTCGCCATCCAAACCTTCGGAAGCGCCGCCACCGCCATCGCGGGTCCCGCCGGCGCCTCCGTCACCAACGTCTTCGGCACCGTCAGCATCGTCACGGCGACACCCATACCCAGCTCGTCGAGCACCGTGGCGGTCCCGTTGGGCGGGCTGGCCGCGCCGGGCCTGGCGGGTACCGCGGGAATTCAGCCTCAGCTCAATGTGGACGGGCTGCTGCAATGGGCTGAAACGGTCTCTGCTGCCGGTTGA
- a CDS encoding PNPOx family protein, which yields MTFHEGELVTQRRAGVEAEAKRLEAMLERSRVSAGAAQFLSSQRFAAITGRDGDGVLWISPLAGPPGFLRGDDDQLRVSVTPREGDPLHGLPIGQQVGLIAIDFPTRRRLRINGVLVDADDAGMTVHVDQAYGNCPQHIHHHDVSPITRAPAATPTRTTTLSDADQAMITTADTFFLGTTHPTRGSDASHRGGPPGFVRVDSPGELWWPDFPGNNMFNSFGNLAIDDEAALLFVNFDTGASLHLSGRAQVQWTTPGADGDDGGVGRRVVFRLDSVVALGNSLGP from the coding sequence GTGACCTTTCACGAGGGCGAGCTGGTGACGCAGCGACGGGCCGGCGTCGAGGCCGAGGCCAAGCGCCTGGAGGCGATGCTCGAGAGATCCCGAGTGTCTGCGGGCGCGGCGCAATTCCTGAGCTCACAGCGGTTCGCCGCGATCACCGGGCGCGACGGTGACGGGGTGCTCTGGATCTCGCCGTTGGCCGGGCCGCCAGGGTTCCTGCGGGGCGACGACGACCAATTGCGGGTCTCGGTAACGCCGCGCGAGGGCGATCCCCTGCACGGGCTGCCGATCGGCCAGCAGGTCGGGCTGATCGCGATCGACTTCCCCACGCGGCGCCGGCTGCGGATCAACGGCGTCCTGGTCGACGCCGACGATGCCGGCATGACGGTGCACGTCGACCAGGCGTACGGCAACTGCCCCCAGCACATCCACCACCACGACGTTTCGCCGATCACCCGCGCCCCCGCGGCTACCCCAACGCGCACAACAACTTTGAGCGACGCCGATCAAGCCATGATCACAACCGCGGACACATTCTTCCTCGGGACCACCCATCCCACCCGGGGCAGCGACGCTTCCCACCGCGGAGGACCGCCCGGATTCGTTCGGGTCGACTCACCCGGTGAGTTGTGGTGGCCGGACTTCCCGGGCAACAACATGTTCAACAGCTTCGGCAATCTGGCAATCGACGACGAGGCTGCCCTGCTGTTCGTGAACTTCGACACGGGCGCCTCGTTGCACCTGTCGGGCAGGGCACAGGTGCAGTGGACCACGCCCGGGGCCGACGGTGACGACGGGGGCGTGGGCCGCCGCGTTGTGTTCAGGCTCGATTCCGTTGTCGCCTTGGGAAATTCGCTGGGCCCCTGA
- a CDS encoding VOC family protein, translated as MSDHEVKMIILSTDDLEESIRFYSETLGMAVKFRDGAHFAALDGGPITVALATAVDHPIPGQVVVGIKTADVDAAAKAVEASGGGIVKGPYDDAHERRAVVYDNKGNGLVFYKPLAR; from the coding sequence ATGAGCGATCATGAAGTCAAGATGATCATTTTGTCGACAGACGATTTGGAGGAATCAATCCGCTTTTACAGCGAGACGTTGGGGATGGCGGTGAAGTTTCGCGACGGGGCGCACTTCGCCGCACTCGACGGCGGGCCGATCACCGTTGCGCTGGCGACGGCGGTGGACCATCCGATACCTGGGCAGGTCGTCGTCGGTATCAAGACCGCCGACGTCGACGCCGCGGCCAAGGCGGTCGAGGCCAGCGGCGGGGGCATCGTGAAGGGCCCGTACGACGACGCGCACGAACGTCGCGCCGTGGTCTACGACAACAAGGGCAACGGCCTGGTCTTCTACAAGCCGCTGGCCCGGTGA
- a CDS encoding SDR family NAD(P)-dependent oxidoreductase, with the protein MGLLEHKTAVVTGGNSGIGLATARRFIAEGAARVFITGRRQPELDAAVHDLGSRAVAVRGDVGEPGDLDRLYDEVGATGAGLDIVVANAGFTRVAQLGEITDDDLDALLTTNVKGVVYTVQKALPLLNDGASVILIGSTTADRGRPGMSIYAATKAAVRSLARAWANELADRNIRANVIVAGSTATPGSNALAAQTDPDASVEQFRAERISAIPLRRFADPVEIANAAVFLASDLSSFVTGSTVTADGGFNQV; encoded by the coding sequence ATGGGACTGCTCGAGCACAAGACCGCCGTCGTCACCGGGGGAAACTCCGGCATCGGCCTGGCCACCGCCCGGCGTTTTATCGCCGAGGGCGCCGCGCGGGTCTTCATCACGGGCCGGCGGCAGCCCGAACTGGACGCCGCCGTCCACGATCTGGGTTCGCGGGCCGTCGCGGTGCGCGGCGATGTCGGCGAACCCGGTGATCTCGATCGGCTCTACGACGAAGTGGGGGCGACGGGCGCAGGGTTGGACATCGTGGTGGCCAACGCCGGATTCACCCGGGTGGCGCAACTGGGCGAGATCACCGACGACGACCTCGACGCGCTGCTGACGACCAACGTCAAAGGTGTGGTGTACACGGTGCAAAAGGCGTTGCCGTTGCTCAACGACGGCGCCTCGGTCATCTTGATCGGTTCGACCACCGCGGACCGCGGTCGCCCCGGCATGAGCATTTACGCAGCCACCAAGGCCGCGGTCCGTTCGTTGGCCCGGGCCTGGGCCAACGAACTGGCAGACCGCAACATCAGGGCTAACGTGATCGTCGCCGGATCTACCGCCACCCCGGGCAGCAACGCCCTGGCGGCCCAGACCGACCCCGACGCGTCTGTCGAGCAGTTTCGCGCGGAGCGTATCTCGGCCATCCCGCTGCGACGCTTCGCCGATCCCGTTGAAATCGCCAATGCCGCAGTGTTTTTGGCCAGCGATCTGTCCAGTTTCGTCACCGGATCGACCGTAACCGCCGACGGCGGATTCAACCAAGTGTGA
- a CDS encoding MMPL/RND family transporter, with protein sequence MVRAFAIPIIFFWALLAVSTNTFMPQVERVAEELAGPLVPHYAPSQRALLSIGAKFQESNSTSLAMIVLEANRQLGDTDHQYYDELMRRFKQDPKHVQYVMDLWGKPITAAGAQSLDGKSAYVLLRLAGDIGQMQANESVAAVRDIVAKDPPPAGLRVYVSGAAPLASDTVAIANSSLNDITIVTIFLIIGMLLLVYRSIVTLFVPLAGVLFEMLVAKGVIATLGHLGYIELSSFAVNIVVALTLGAGTDYGIFLIGRYHEARHDGEGREEAFYTAYKSVTPVILGSGLTIAGACYCLTFARLNYFHTMGPAVAISMLFTIAAALTLGPAFLTVGTLFGLFDPKSKAKAHLYRRIGTSVVRWPVPILFASATAVLLGAIFVPTYRQNYDDRQYQPHNAPANLGFQAADRHFPKSKLFSEMLMIEADHDMRNSGDFISLDRAAKALERLPGVAMVQSITRPMGRALEHATIPYLFTTQGSGSGQQLPFNQQQNANTDQQAQITQHTVAVLRKEIGFFQTVSDELHKTVLTLQDVQQVSDELRSNLANLEDFFRPIRSYFYWEKHCFDIPVCWAFRSLFESIDGLDKLADDIKDAVISLEVVDQTFPQIITQLKLTADDSEALANLLVSTYGQSSLQTTQTNQTFDDQINVGLDFDQSRSDDFFYIPHEGFDNDDVKTGMQLLMSPDGKAARIIVTHEGDANGPEGVQHVEQFPNAITVALKETSLAGSKVYIGGSGATNKDIKQYAASDLLIVAIAAFVLIFLIMLFLTRSLMAATVIPGTVAFSYAGAFGLSILVWQHLIGLPLHWLVLPLTFIILVAVGSDYNLLLILRVKEELHAGIHTGLIRALGSTGGVVTSAGLVFAFTMLAMLTSDLRTVGQVGSTVCIGLLLDTLIVRSFVVPCILRILGPWFWWPTLVRSRPLPQR encoded by the coding sequence ATGGTTCGCGCCTTTGCGATCCCGATCATCTTCTTCTGGGCTCTGCTCGCCGTGTCTACGAACACCTTCATGCCCCAGGTAGAGCGGGTCGCAGAGGAACTCGCGGGCCCGTTGGTCCCGCACTACGCGCCGTCGCAGCGTGCGTTGCTGTCCATCGGCGCGAAGTTCCAAGAGTCGAATTCGACCAGCTTGGCCATGATCGTGCTGGAAGCCAACCGGCAACTCGGCGATACGGATCACCAGTACTACGACGAGTTGATGCGCCGGTTCAAACAAGACCCCAAGCACGTGCAGTACGTCATGGATCTGTGGGGCAAGCCGATCACCGCCGCCGGCGCGCAGAGCCTCGACGGCAAATCCGCCTACGTGCTGCTGCGTCTCGCGGGAGACATCGGCCAAATGCAAGCGAATGAGTCCGTTGCCGCCGTGCGGGACATCGTCGCGAAGGACCCGCCGCCGGCCGGGCTCAGGGTCTACGTCAGCGGCGCGGCGCCGCTCGCCTCCGACACGGTGGCCATCGCGAATTCGAGCCTGAACGACATCACGATCGTGACGATCTTCCTGATCATCGGGATGCTGCTGCTGGTGTATCGCTCCATCGTCACGCTGTTTGTGCCGTTGGCCGGGGTGCTGTTCGAGATGCTGGTCGCGAAGGGGGTCATCGCGACCCTCGGGCATCTCGGGTACATCGAGCTCTCGTCGTTCGCCGTCAACATCGTCGTCGCGTTGACCCTGGGCGCGGGGACCGATTACGGCATTTTCCTGATCGGCCGCTATCACGAGGCGCGACACGACGGCGAGGGCCGGGAGGAGGCGTTCTACACCGCATACAAGAGCGTCACTCCAGTCATCCTCGGCTCCGGCCTGACGATCGCGGGGGCGTGTTACTGCCTGACGTTCGCGCGCCTCAACTACTTCCACACCATGGGTCCGGCCGTCGCGATCAGCATGCTGTTCACCATCGCCGCGGCGCTGACGCTCGGCCCGGCCTTCTTGACCGTCGGCACCCTGTTCGGGCTGTTCGACCCGAAGAGCAAGGCCAAGGCGCACCTGTACCGGCGAATCGGCACGAGCGTGGTGCGGTGGCCGGTGCCGATCCTCTTCGCCAGTGCCACTGCCGTCCTGCTCGGGGCGATCTTCGTGCCGACGTACCGGCAGAACTACGACGATCGGCAGTACCAGCCGCACAACGCGCCCGCCAACCTGGGCTTCCAGGCCGCCGATCGACATTTCCCGAAAAGCAAGCTGTTCTCCGAGATGCTGATGATCGAGGCGGATCACGACATGCGGAACTCGGGTGACTTCATCTCGTTGGACCGCGCGGCCAAGGCTCTCGAACGCCTGCCCGGCGTCGCGATGGTGCAAAGCATCACCAGGCCGATGGGCCGAGCCTTGGAACACGCCACGATTCCCTACCTGTTCACCACCCAAGGCAGCGGCAGCGGCCAACAACTCCCGTTCAACCAGCAGCAGAATGCCAACACCGATCAGCAGGCGCAGATCACCCAGCACACAGTCGCGGTGTTGCGCAAGGAGATTGGCTTCTTCCAGACGGTGTCGGACGAGTTGCACAAGACGGTCCTCACATTGCAGGACGTGCAACAGGTCAGCGATGAGTTGCGGTCGAATCTGGCCAACCTCGAAGACTTCTTCCGGCCGATACGCAGCTATTTCTATTGGGAGAAGCACTGTTTCGACATTCCCGTATGTTGGGCATTCAGGTCCTTGTTCGAGTCGATCGACGGCTTGGACAAGCTGGCCGACGATATCAAGGACGCCGTTATCTCTCTCGAAGTCGTAGATCAGACGTTCCCGCAAATCATCACGCAGCTGAAGCTCACGGCCGACGACTCTGAGGCATTGGCCAATCTGCTCGTCAGCACCTACGGCCAGTCTTCGCTGCAGACCACACAGACCAACCAGACATTTGACGACCAGATCAATGTGGGGCTCGACTTCGATCAATCCCGAAGTGACGACTTCTTTTACATCCCGCACGAGGGTTTCGACAACGACGACGTGAAGACCGGCATGCAGCTGCTGATGTCGCCCGACGGCAAGGCCGCGCGGATTATCGTCACCCACGAGGGCGACGCCAACGGTCCGGAAGGCGTGCAACACGTCGAACAGTTCCCCAACGCCATAACGGTGGCGCTCAAAGAGACCTCACTGGCCGGCTCGAAGGTCTATATCGGCGGTTCCGGCGCAACCAACAAGGACATCAAGCAATACGCCGCGTCCGATCTGCTCATCGTCGCGATCGCCGCGTTCGTGCTGATCTTCTTGATCATGTTGTTCCTGACCAGAAGCCTGATGGCCGCCACGGTCATCCCCGGCACGGTGGCCTTCTCCTACGCCGGGGCGTTCGGGCTTTCCATACTCGTGTGGCAACACCTCATCGGCCTGCCGCTGCACTGGTTGGTACTGCCGCTGACGTTCATCATCCTGGTGGCGGTCGGTTCGGACTACAACCTGCTGTTGATCCTCCGGGTCAAAGAGGAGCTGCACGCCGGAATCCACACCGGCCTGATCCGCGCGCTCGGCAGCACCGGTGGTGTAGTGACTTCTGCGGGGTTGGTTTTCGCGTTCACCATGCTCGCGATGCTCACCAGCGATCTACGCACCGTGGGCCAGGTGGGGTCGACCGTCTGTATCGGCCTGCTGCTCGACACGCTGATCGTGCGGTCGTTCGTCGTGCCGTGCATCCTGCGCATCCTCGGGCCGTGGTTCTGGTGGCCGACCCTGGTGCGCAGCCGCCCGCTACCGCAACGCTAG
- a CDS encoding SDR family oxidoreductase, with amino-acid sequence MTARQSPFRDDLLRGKVALVTGGATGLGFEVARLFGGHGARVAICSRKEPNLEAAVAALREAGTEAIYGVCDVRRPDEVTAVLEQVLGTFGQLDIVVNNAAGNFPIPISELSANGFKAVVDIDLLGTFNVSKAAYDLWLRDHGGAIVNISAAIQYRGMALQAHVVSAKAGIDAFSRACAIEWGPAGVRVNVVAPGAMSATEGVRRIAGDDQHRAIQNPLRRPGSTTEIAEAVLFLAGDAASYVTGAVLVVDGGGWLTASGIPDLPGYQ; translated from the coding sequence GTGACCGCCCGGCAAAGCCCGTTTCGGGACGATCTGCTGCGCGGAAAGGTGGCATTGGTCACCGGCGGCGCCACCGGGCTGGGCTTCGAGGTCGCGCGACTGTTCGGCGGTCACGGCGCGCGCGTCGCGATCTGCAGCCGGAAGGAGCCCAACCTCGAGGCGGCCGTCGCGGCACTGCGCGAGGCGGGGACCGAGGCCATTTACGGCGTTTGCGACGTCCGCCGTCCCGACGAGGTGACGGCAGTGCTCGAGCAGGTGTTGGGAACGTTCGGTCAGCTCGACATCGTCGTCAACAATGCCGCCGGTAACTTTCCGATACCGATCAGTGAACTGAGCGCTAACGGTTTCAAGGCCGTCGTCGACATCGACCTGCTGGGCACGTTCAACGTATCCAAGGCGGCGTACGACCTCTGGTTGCGTGATCACGGGGGCGCCATCGTGAACATCAGTGCCGCGATCCAATACCGCGGCATGGCCCTGCAAGCGCACGTCGTCTCCGCCAAGGCCGGCATCGACGCGTTCAGCCGCGCCTGCGCGATCGAGTGGGGGCCGGCGGGGGTCCGGGTGAATGTTGTTGCCCCCGGGGCGATGTCGGCCACCGAGGGGGTCCGCAGAATTGCCGGCGACGACCAGCACCGCGCCATCCAGAACCCGCTGCGGCGACCGGGCTCGACCACCGAGATCGCCGAAGCGGTGCTGTTTCTGGCCGGCGATGCGGCGTCCTACGTCACCGGGGCGGTGCTGGTGGTCGACGGCGGCGGCTGGCTGACGGCCAGCGGCATCCCGGATCTGCCTGGCTACCAGTGA
- a CDS encoding limonene-1,2-epoxide hydrolase family protein, which yields MSRSPAELVTQFCALWSTADAVKIAESLAEDAVYHNIPMEAVRGREAIRAFIEGFFATLDGIDFVVHRQVADGNVVFNERTDIMRTKAGRTVELPVAGVFEIADDKIVAWRDYFDMNTLTQAFN from the coding sequence ATGTCACGTTCGCCGGCTGAACTCGTCACGCAGTTCTGTGCGTTGTGGTCGACAGCCGATGCCGTGAAGATCGCGGAATCTCTGGCCGAAGATGCTGTCTACCACAATATTCCGATGGAAGCCGTGCGGGGCCGCGAGGCAATCCGGGCATTCATCGAAGGCTTCTTCGCGACCCTCGACGGCATCGACTTCGTCGTGCACCGCCAAGTCGCCGACGGAAACGTCGTCTTCAACGAGCGTACCGACATCATGCGCACCAAGGCCGGAAGGACCGTCGAACTCCCGGTCGCCGGAGTGTTCGAGATCGCCGACGACAAGATCGTGGCCTGGCGCGACTACTTCGACATGAACACCCTTACCCAGGCGTTCAACTAG
- a CDS encoding MmpS family transport accessory protein → MPLVAVIAIGVGGVAMWKVHQFSDPPPVITVNQPAAPPEFSIKRLTYELFGSVGEGGMLVWVDVDGHPHRVDLTTLPWTHTEATTLTVVSGSISAQVHGGQVGCRLRVNGVVRAEQSDTSQDAHVFCLVKSA, encoded by the coding sequence TTGCCGTTGGTCGCCGTGATCGCGATCGGTGTCGGCGGGGTGGCCATGTGGAAGGTGCACCAATTCTCGGATCCCCCGCCCGTCATCACTGTCAATCAGCCGGCGGCACCGCCGGAATTCAGCATCAAGCGGCTCACGTACGAGTTGTTCGGCTCCGTCGGGGAGGGCGGGATGCTTGTCTGGGTAGACGTCGATGGCCATCCGCATCGGGTTGACCTCACGACCTTGCCGTGGACGCACACGGAGGCCACCACACTCACCGTGGTCTCAGGCAGCATCTCGGCGCAGGTTCATGGCGGTCAAGTCGGCTGCCGACTGCGGGTGAACGGCGTCGTCCGCGCCGAACAGTCCGACACCAGTCAGGATGCACACGTCTTTTGCCTGGTGAAGTCCGCGTGA
- a CDS encoding molybdopterin-dependent oxidoreductase, with product MAVTSSNERMIAGVAAAAVSLGVAELVGIPFGERANARSAIGSAVVDLTPGPFKEWAIQSLGSLDKPFLSFAVLVAIAVLAAIAGTLETRRRPLGSATIAAAGVVGCAAVLSRQGATLLDTIPTIAGAACGIAALRLLTPRFPPTEAEAQPSDGRRRALLMFGVLGFGVASGVAGAVVTRLLHSVAGDRNTFALPRARVPAPPIPADVQPKGVALPRFVTANTDFYRVDTALSVPQLSRADWRLRIHGMVDREATYGFDDLAQFDVVETVTTLTCVSNPVGGNLISTGVWTGYRVADLLAAAGVRPGADMALSTSVDGFTAGTPVQALTGSREALLAVGLNGQPLPVEHGYPARLVVPGLYGYVSATKWVVDLELTRFDRAQAYWTRFGWAERAPIKTESRIDVPRTGQTVPIGPVVFGGVAWAQNRGVRAVEVLIDDGGWRPAQLGASYSNETWRLWSLPWETKTPGKHTITVRATDNTGAVQTPERVGSVPDGATGWHTVEFTVA from the coding sequence ATGGCTGTTACCTCGTCCAATGAACGGATGATCGCCGGGGTGGCCGCCGCGGCCGTCTCGCTCGGGGTGGCCGAGCTGGTGGGTATCCCCTTCGGCGAGCGGGCCAATGCGCGCAGCGCGATCGGCTCGGCGGTCGTCGACCTGACGCCGGGGCCCTTCAAAGAGTGGGCGATTCAGAGCCTCGGCTCGTTGGACAAACCATTCTTGTCGTTCGCGGTGCTCGTGGCGATCGCGGTGCTCGCGGCGATCGCCGGGACGCTCGAGACCCGGCGCCGCCCGCTCGGCAGCGCCACCATCGCGGCGGCGGGTGTCGTCGGATGCGCCGCCGTCCTGTCGCGGCAGGGCGCAACGCTGCTCGACACGATCCCGACGATCGCGGGCGCCGCCTGCGGCATTGCCGCCCTGCGTCTGCTCACTCCCCGGTTCCCGCCGACAGAAGCCGAAGCGCAACCTTCGGATGGGCGCAGGCGCGCGCTGCTCATGTTCGGAGTCCTCGGTTTCGGCGTGGCGAGTGGGGTCGCCGGGGCGGTCGTCACGCGCTTGCTGCACTCCGTGGCCGGCGACCGCAACACCTTCGCACTCCCCCGAGCGCGGGTGCCGGCGCCACCGATACCCGCCGACGTCCAACCGAAGGGCGTTGCGCTGCCCCGTTTCGTCACCGCGAACACCGACTTCTATCGGGTGGACACAGCGCTCAGTGTTCCCCAACTCAGCCGCGCGGACTGGCGGCTGCGTATCCACGGCATGGTGGACCGCGAGGCCACCTACGGCTTCGACGACCTGGCGCAGTTCGACGTCGTCGAGACCGTGACGACCCTGACCTGCGTGTCGAATCCCGTTGGGGGGAACTTGATTTCGACGGGTGTGTGGACGGGCTATCGGGTCGCAGACCTGCTGGCGGCGGCGGGTGTGCGCCCAGGCGCCGACATGGCGCTGTCGACATCGGTCGACGGGTTCACTGCCGGCACGCCCGTGCAGGCACTCACCGGCAGCCGCGAAGCGCTGCTGGCGGTGGGCCTCAACGGCCAGCCGTTGCCGGTCGAGCACGGTTACCCGGCCCGGCTGGTAGTGCCCGGGCTCTATGGGTACGTGTCGGCGACCAAGTGGGTCGTCGACCTGGAGCTGACCCGATTCGACCGGGCCCAGGCGTACTGGACGCGGTTCGGTTGGGCAGAGCGTGCGCCAATCAAGACCGAGTCGCGCATCGACGTGCCGAGAACCGGCCAGACGGTGCCGATCGGGCCCGTCGTGTTCGGCGGCGTCGCGTGGGCACAGAACCGCGGCGTGCGGGCCGTGGAGGTCCTGATCGACGACGGGGGCTGGCGGCCGGCGCAACTGGGCGCGAGTTATTCCAATGAGACGTGGCGGTTGTGGAGCCTCCCCTGGGAAACGAAAACACCCGGGAAACATACGATTACGGTCCGCGCCACCGACAACACCGGGGCCGTCCAAACGCCGGAGCGGGTGGGCAGCGTGCCCGACGGCGCCACCGGCTGGCACACGGTGGAGTTCACCGTCGCCTAG